TTAaaaattttagggtgtgacatggAGCTTGCGGCCGTTGTCCATGCTCTAGAGATATGGCGCCACTATCTTCTTGGTAATCATTGCAACAtctacaccgatcataagagtcttaaatatattttcacccaatccgatctcaacatgaggcaacgtAGGTGGCTTGAActaatcaaagactatgaccttaaAGTTCACTGTCatcctggaaaggcaaatgtCATTGCTGACGCACTAAGCCGAAAGGCCTAATGCAATTGTTTGACTATGGGGCCTCCTCTTCATACTCTTTGCGACGAATTCCGAAAACTTGGAATGGGAATGGTCAAGGAAGGTTATCTTGGTGCTCTCATGGTTAAGTCCAATCTCCATGATCAAATTaaggaagctcaaaagaatAATAAAGGTATGACCCGAATTCGTGCTTTGATGAAGGAGGGCAAAGCTCAATGTTTCTCTTTTGatgatcaaggagttctattCTTTGGAAAGCGTATTGTGGTGCCCAAGGATCACAACCTAAGATGCCACATTCTCGATGAAGCCCATACTTCTTAATTCTTTATTCATCTGAGTAGTACCAAAATGTTTCAAGATCTAAATCAAAGGTTTTGGTGGACTTGCATGTAGCGGGAAGTCGCTCGATATATCGccgagtgtgatatttgccaaagggTTAAGGCCGAGCATCTCAAACCAGCTGGTACTCTTAAACCTTTgcctattccatcatggaagtgggaaaataTTGGAATGTATTTTATCACCGGTTTGCCAAGGTCTTCTCAagggcatgattctatttgcgTAATCGTTGACCGTTTAACAAAATCGGCTCACTTTCTTCCGGTCAAGACTACTTACCGAACCAAGAAATATGCGGGGTTGTATCTCACTCGCATCGTATGACTTCATGGTGTTCCTAATACTATTGTCTCTGATTGTGGTCCTCAATTTGTTGCACATTTTTGGAAAAGCCTTCATGAAGCCATGGGAACCGACCTCACCTATagcaccgcttatcatcctcaaaccAATGATCAAACGTAGATggtaaatcaaatcctagaagatatgctatGAGCTTGTGTTCTTATCTATGAGAAGAAATGGGTTACTTGCTTGCAGTTCGTGGAGttctcctacaacaatagttatcaagcaAGTATCAAAATGTCTCCCTTTGAAGCCCTCTATGCATGACAGTGTAGGACACCTATTAATTGGTCCGAATCTAGGGAAAGGCCTTTCTTTGGCTCGGATTTGGTGAAAGATGCCGAGGACCAAGTCAAGATTATTCATGAAAATCTTCGCATTGCTCAATCTCGTCAAAAGACCTATGCcgatcgtcgccgccgtgaTCATGTCTATCTCAAGGTCACTCCTGTTAATGGCACTCTTCGTTTCCAAGTAAGGGGAAAATTAGCACCTCGCTATGTGGGGCCCTTTCAAATTACCAAGAGAGTTGGAGTAGTGACTTATCAATTGGATCTTCCTCAATCACTCTCCACCGTTCACAACGTTTTTcatatctctcaattgaagaagTGTCTTCGTGTCCCAACCGACGCTGCAAACCTAGAAACACTTGATCTTCAACTAGGCCTTACCTATGAGGAGCATCCCATTGCCATTCTTGATCATGACCAAAGGAAAGTGAAACATAACATGGAGAAGTTTGTAaaagttcaatggagcaatCACTCCAAGgatgaagccacatgggaacgtgaGGATTGTTTGCGCCAAGACTACCCCGATTTCCTTCTTCAATAAGTAAGCTCTTCTCTACCACACCCTGCTTTCTTCATGAAGTTCATCTTTCTAGATATCTTATATGTgtacacaatcaccatcaaagaaaAACTACAAATGTCCAACCACTCCACACCACCCATGCCTTTGTACATCATCTCTTCGATGTTTATCTTGTCTAGGTGAATATGGCCTCAATACACTCGGAGCTTTATCACATCCTATCTACcaaatctcgggatgagattttCTTAAGGGGGGGAGATTTATCACAACCCAAAGTTTAACGACCATGTTAACATGTAATTAAaagcatcatgagcatcatctaATCATAATGGAGCATCATTTATGCATGAATTGGAATGATTGTATTTAATTTCTTGCTTTGTTTGAGTGAAGGTTGTGAAGCAAGTCCAATTTTTTGTTAAGTAACTATGCCCTTAGAAATTTGATTCAAACACTAGACTTCAAATGGTgaatttaaaaaaaattctcAATTTTGTGATGTTTAGCCcaagccataaaattcttggaagttTTGGGAACTGCTATTTTGTTTGAATTTTCGTGAACAATCCTTAATAGCTTTTTGAGTTCTTGTTGTTGCATTGTGTTTTTGGTAGTTTTATCTTGCTCGAGTAAAATTTTGGCGATTTTTGGACCTAGGAAGTTCTAGTTTTTGAATCTTGAAGTTGAACCACCATTTTCCTTTTTCCATCCACCTCGGGCCGACCAATCAGCCGCAGCCCCCGCCATCCCCGCGCCTCCTAGCTCGCCAGTTGGCCAGCCCGGGTGGTGGCGCCACACCGTCGGCCACTGGCTGGGCTAGCGTGGCTGTGGATAGGGAAGTCCCCCGCCCGGCCGCTCGCCTTCCTTCCATTCATCCCAACGCCGGTTCCCCTCCCCCGAAGCCCTAGCcctctcctccattgccgcctcctcctccttcctcccatCCGCCGGCCGCTGCGACTCGCCGCCTCCAGTGAGCCTCCCTCCAATTCCCCACGCGCACAGCACCACCTCGCCCTCCTCGTCCGATTTAGGCTCTCACCGgccgtcttcctcctctgcaGGTTCCCCTCGACGCAGGCCTCGACCCACCGCTGCTGCTCTTCGCTGTGCCACCGCTCGCCACACCATTCCGCCCGTTGGTGCCCCGGGTGAGCATCCCCGCCATGCCTAGATCCCCGTGTGCATGCCTCCCTTGTTCCGCTCGCCTCCCCGGCTGTGTTCCCCCGCCAGCCGCCGCGACGTCGAGCCGTGCGCGCTCGCGCGCGGGCCGTGCCGTGGGCGCGCTTTGGCCGCAACCCTGCCGCGAGTTAAGGCCAGCGGCCGGCCTTGAATTGGCCTGGGTCTGCCTGGCctcctgggcccacctgtcggcgcctagGAGCGCGGGATCCGGGTGTCCGTAGCTTTTCCCGCTAGTTTTTATGTGTTTTCTTAGAGATGTAAACTTGtaaaatctatagaaatttgtgtaggtctccaaaaattatgaCAATTATTTTGCTAAGTTTCTATGTTGTAGATATACATAGAAAAAAATGTTGTTTTGCATGTTAATTTTCTGTAAATTTAGTTATGCTTTATCTTTATGAAAGTAAGTTAATTGCTTAATAAATGGTAAGATGCAccaaaaatgccaaactaaatCTTGTTATAATCCTTGTGAAATGTGCTATCTAATGGTGCAGCTTGATCTAATGAATCTCTACTTTTTGATAGGGTTTTcatgtgttttttttttctctgcTTGCAAGCTTGTTTAATTCATAACTTTTGTTTGAAAAGGGATAAAATAGCAAAACCAATTCTGTTATCCTTTTTTCCATGTCTATATCCTCTGGTATTTTTCTGAGAATTTTTGGAAGTGATTTGCatatcttttaagatttaacttgtttaGAGTAGCTGAAACTTGTGATATACATAAGTAACTCTACAAAAATGTTTTTACTGCAAATCCAACTCCCATGAGTTTTTTATGATGTTCTCTGCATGCTAGAATTAAATATCGATTTATGCTTTCTGTTTGATTTATCTTGACCAGTTCTAGCTTTAGGTCCTTTTGTTTAAAAGCATAGAAAGCGAGATCTTGTCGCTAGTGTTCGCGTTGCTTGTCTTGTTTATGTTTGCCATCCATTCCTCATTTCACGTTATATCATCTTTATATCATCGACATCATGCTAATGCATGCatttcattcatgcattatagtgaccgaaacGTCGGTGAACAAGCCCGTTGAGCCCGCTGAGACTGTCAAACCCGAGCCCGGAGTTGAGTTCGTTATCGAGCCGGAAGAAAACATAAGCAAGCAGCTAGGCATGTTCCTTGACCCACTTAACTTGTTTAATTTAGTTATCTCACTTTGGTATACGTGGTTATGCTATATGTTCatctattgcatcgttgatCCTACTTTGGTGCATTTACCTTGTTTTTTTTTATATATCCATGTCCTTGCCACTTGTAGTTAGTAACTAATTAACTGAATaaatgcttagccatgcttagagttgGTCTATAATTTGTAAGGAATTTTGGTAATAGGATCACTATACTCACTTCACGACTTGGTTACCTTGATCGCACTTGTCCATTTTGGTATGTTGTAAGGATCGGAACGGTCTAGTTAAAAAAGTGGTTTCGTAGTTTGGGTGGAatgtagggcctagagaaaggagtgaTGGAGGCATAGTCCGCTTGAATCGGTTAAGGACTGTCTGTGTATGATCTCGGTTTTGAGCAACTTATCGTGctaccacatatccaatcaTGGTATGAATGAGCCAAATACCTTCTAAGTTTTAATCTTTGAGGCACGATCTTAGATGTGTGGCCATAGTGccttgtagagaggcttaggggtgtccccggtggacctaggtgaatctccgcgcaagttaggcatGATTTTAACGGTTGAGACTTGTTggaaaaggttgatgcgagtacccccttacCCAACGTGATCAGTTGGGTGAGCCGCATGGTCCTTGCGTtgtgtgggtaaagaagtacacccttgcaaggttaattaatcaattcgaattgccgcgctctcggttatgagcaagctcattATCCAATGAATTCTTTATAGAAGTATCGTTTATGCTTGGTTTTGGCTGATGCCACCTTATGTTACTTTATTTGTTTAGTAATTCAAGCAACTAAAATtatgaggtgggttgggcaagataattaaaTTGCTAGAAAGCTAAGTGTTGGATTAGAGAGCTCATGTTTGTGCAAACTTACTTAACCTAAAGCCTTATCTTGTGAGCCCTTATTTCCATACTCCTTGGCTATTAAAATTGCGTAAGTCTTGccagtacctttgtactcatgttgctttttaaactaagttgcaggtgagccagAAGTTATatttggccacttctaccccgcTGATCCCGgtgcaggggaagagtaggtcGTTGTGGCAtcgatggtgtccttgagcaagactccATTAGTTTATCACGTTTATCAAGTTATCCACTGTGCAATCATTTCTTTTGGGATATCATGTTAAACACTAAATGTAATGTTTCATGTCCCTTTTAAATGCTAATTGTGAGCCCAAGGTTTGTATTTTGTTGTAAATCATTAATTTCATATTTGAACCCTCCTATGTTGATCTTGTAACGTTTATTTATTGAACCTTGAAATGCTTAAAATTGTTCTTTGTGATTCATCGTCAATATATGTGATTGTAAACGGTATGCGTGTATGCgcgatcttgggcatatggtggagcacataccgggactaccggatttgatattatttttggcGAATGACGTGTCGGTTGTTTATAacttagatgtgggttaacacgtgGCAGGCTCTCGGGTGAGCGCGTGTTCATTTTAAAAGGTGTCAAATTGTGTGGTTCTTACAGTTTTGGTTCATTCACTTTGCAAAAGTGAGTTACATGGGTTCAGTTAGCTCTAACTTCGATCTGTTTAGCTTCCTGAGccatgtaattagtttaatctCAACAAGCAGCAAGTAACTTTAACTAACTTAGGGACTGAAATACAGCCAGTAGATTGTAATGTTTAAAAGTTGGTAGAACCAAGAATTTTATGATGTTACAACCTAAGGCCCAACTGATGTAAGCTGATACTGTGTAGATATGCATGGGTGTTTGTTTGCATGTGTCGAGCAAGGAGTACAAGAAGGAAGGTGCTTGGTGTGCGGACATACGGACGGAGACTTGGGAGGGGACGGGAGGGGTAGAAAAGGGAAGGGAGTGGAGAGGTGCATGATTGTCGAAAATGAGGTGTGGGTAGTGGGTACGTATGGCGGGCTGGTAAGCGGGACACTGCGGTGATGTATAAAGGAAATATATTGGTGAAAATTGTCTTTTTGTCGTTTTCATGGGTCTGTAGCCCTTCCGTGCTCCTAAAGCTTGCACGGTTAGTTTAATGTGAGATCTAGAGCAAATATATGTGGTGAAAATTGTCTTTTGGAAAAAAACTCTTTCTTTATAGTATTGATATTGATGTATAGGCGATGCTAATATGCTATGATGCCTTCTTGCTGCTTTCACGAGAGGACGGTAATTTGTAGCCTTCTTGTGGCATTGTCATAAAGGTACCTTCTATTAAAGGCGGAAAGCTCAGTTTTTTTGTAGGGTCAACTGGAAATAGTATGCTGCAAAATTTACCGGTTGTGAAATATGCAACGCTTAATCCTGCCCCAAATGAAACTGTTAACTAGGAGTAGAGTACTGCAGTAACTGTACATGTGCATGCAAGTGATGAAATAGAAGGTTGTTCCATCCTCTTTGTATATATTGCAACAACCATACCGTGTCAAGATTGCTGATTTGTTTGAGGCTGCTGGGAGAGGAGATACAAGTATGCACGGCAGACGGGCACGGCTAGAGCTATCCCCAGCTGGAAGGAActcgcgtcgtcgtcgtctaTCCCGTACGTATACGTATTATATTGCTTGACCATGAGAAGGCAACACAGCGGTGATGGTGTCTTCATCTCCCTTAGCGCGTGGCTTGCCTCCAACACATGGCACCCCATGTGTCAGCCTGCATGCACGCCTGGCCTTTTCTCGCTGACGATCATATACTCCATATCATATCGTCCCAGGACAGCCATGCATCCATCAACATCTCCCTCCTCTCAATTCTGCCTGCTCCTTCAGTCAGGATCAGAAGTAGTGGTGGCCAGAACCATGGCGATGGCGCTCGTCTTACGCCACGCCTTGCTCTTGGCAagcgcagccgcagcagcagcagccatggACAACGCAACAGgtgacagcagcagcaacaccaCCACGTCCCCCGTCCTGTGCAACGGCGCCGAGTGCGAGCCACCGGGGAAGCCACTACCGATCTACGGCTACCCGCCTCCGGCGCCGTCGCTGCCTTCCGCGCCGCCGACGACACCTTCGGCCCCTGGGTCACAGACGCCGTGCACGCCCGTGGCCGTAGTCTgctgcggcggcgcagggggtCAGTACATGCCACAGCAACCAAACTACTATGGGCCTCCTACCGGCGGCTACGTGCCCTACTACAACGCCTCTGCTTCGCCTCCTGCGTTGCTTGCTCCTATTACTCTCGTTGGCTACTACGCGATGGTTGCTTGCATCTTCTTACTGTGGCTTGTGGTGTAGTTTCTGGCATCTGATAGCTTCTATCTTGGGCTAATACATATAGTAGAAATTCAAGGGGATACGTATACTTGGAGTGAATCACTATATAGACTATGGACTATTATTGTACTTTTAAGTGTATCATGTTTTCAAGGGTAACTACCGTGTCGTGTGTGGTGTGGAGATCTCTTAGCATCTCCACTGTCCACTCTCCGACAAACTGGTGACCAAGCTGAGTGTACGCCCTTGTGATTGTGCCAGCAGTAAGCGAGTATATATGTGGATTAATTTTAATATATATTAAGTTTATACAGAAGCCAGTTTCGTTGTTTACAATCTCCAGGATAGCGTTTGGTTCGGTCATTTTAGGGCGTGATCCGTTTACGGTGTAAACGGATTGCATTAGTTGGCGTTTGGTTAGAGTGCTATGTAATCATATGTAATCAGATGCCATGGGATCTGATAACAGCGCTGTACAGATCTGATAACGTTCAAAATATCCCGTATCCGATTCCGCCTCTCCTCCCGACCCCTCCTCGTCCCGCGACTCCCTCGCCCCACGACTCCATCTCTCCGTGCTCCCTCCTCTCGCCGAGGTGCAGccgtgctgccgccgccgcctgcggctCAACCAACCAGCGGCAGCGAGGCGCTGCAACATGTCCACGCCGAGGAGCTGCAACGCGTCCACGACTCCCTCTCCatcgccaccgccggcgccgcacgcgacgccgccgccgcaatccgcGAGATCCCCTTTCCTCTGCAGCTTGTTCTGCATCTCTCCGGTGAGGACCATtcgcctctctctctcccttccctcTCGTTCCTTCTCTCCCTCTTGCATCCCCTCCGCCCCCACCTTTTCCTCAAACCCTAACCTGCATGTTCTTGATTTTGATTGGATTCTTTGGGAAAGGCAAGCACTGCGAGGGGAGGCCGAAGAGAAGACGTCCTGCATCTTTCGAATCTAGGAGGATTTGTAATGTGTGTGTTCTTCCTTCCAATTCGTGGTGCTAACAGTGAAACTTAACTGGTGATTATTTCTGTTATgcaattcttgcacttgtcTGATAGAGATGTTTAAGCTGAGAAAACAAGTGTATCTATTGTCAAATGTTTAAGCTGAGAAGCCGACATGCATCATTCTTGTGATTGTTTCTGTTATGCAATTCTTGCACTAGTCTGTTATGCAGCACATGGTTGATGGTGACTGTTTGCGTTTGTTTGTTTAACTATGTTCTCGTCAAGATTCGTCCGCGTCATATCTCTAACACTGCGATTTTCACAGGATACGGGATACATGAGTATCTGGTCATGTTTTTCGGGCTCACAGATGCTCctgcctacttcatgtatctcatgaattcggtaTTCATATCCAGACATGATAAGTTCGTTGTGATTTTTATTGATAACATTTTTATTTATTCCAAGAACAAGGAGGACCAACATCTCGGAGACCATCAGTTATATGTTaagttctccaaatgtgaattctgatTAGATAGTCtgaaatttttgggtcatactatctccagtaacGGTATATCAGTTGACCCAGTAAAGTTCAggaggtgatggattggaaacctcccacttTTATTCATCAGATttgtagttttcttggtttagctgGTTATTATCACCGTTTCATttcggatttctccagaattgctaaacctatgactgaactattgAGGAAGGGAGTAAAAATTGTGTGGGATGAAGATTGTGAAAAAGCATTCcataccctcagagcacatctaaCTACAGCCCCAGTCTTAGTTCAACCTAACAATACCAAGCCATTTGACATTTACGGTGACGCTTCTGGTACTGGTTTGGgctgtgtacttatgcaagacaatcggGTTATCGCCTATGCTTCACGAGCACTTCGGCCCTATAGAAAGAATTACCCAACATATGATCTTGAGTTAACAATTgtcattcacgctctcaagatttggaggcctACCTTATGGGCATCCATTGCAACATCtataccgatcataagagtctcAAATATATATTCACACAAGCtgatctgaatatgagacaaagatgaTGGTaggaattaatcaaagattatgatctgaAGGTGCACTATCATCTAGGCAAAGCTAATGCAGTAGCAGATACACTCAGCCACAAAGCTCATTGCAATTGCCTATCGGCCGCATCATACAATGAGACGTTATGCTCTGAAATACGGAAACTTAGGTTGGAAATGATTCCTCAAGAAGCTTTGAATCACATCTCTACTGAACCTCTTCATGACTGTATCATAATggcgcaattacatgatgagggtgttaaGATCCTAAAGCAATACTGTCTTAGGGAGAGGAGAAGTACAAATATTTTCAACAGGATCACAAGAGAGTTTTATGGTTTAAAAGTCGCATTGTCATTCTGAAAAATCACGAACTCCGAAAgaaaattcttgatgaagcacatctttccaaattctctattcatccaagCAGTAGCAAAATGTATCAGGACCTCAAAcaaaatttctggtggactaggatgaagagagaaattgcccaATATGTTGCAGAGTGTGATACTTGTCAGCGAGTGAAGGCTAGCCACTTGAAAGtagctggtacacttcaacctctGCCTATATCATCCTGGATATGGGAAGACATcggtatggactttattgttggtttgcccaatacatctcaaaataCGATCCTATATGGGTTATTGTTGATAGGGTTACAAAgactgctcattttattcccctACACACCACTTATAATGCTAAGAGATACGCTGAGATATATCTTGATTGTATTGTTTGTCTACATGGTGTACCAAGgacaattatttctgatcgcGGCACTCAGTTCGTAGCACGCTTTTGGGAATAATTGCAAGAATCTCTTTCTACCAAACTAATCCAAAGCtcagcttatcatcctcagactgacGGCCAAACcgaaagagtaaatcaaattctcgaagacatgcttagagcttgtgttattcagtatgacaagaattgggacaaatgcttatctttAGAAGAGTTCccatataacaacagctatcaagtaAGCCTAAAAATGGTACCattcgaggcattgtatggtcgaaggtgtcgaactcctttgaactGGTCACAAACTGGAgagcgcaaaatctttggaccagacttggtagtcgaggcagaagaaaaagtgtaAGTTATCCAAGAAaatcttaaagcagcccaatctagacaaaagagctattttgACAAGAGGAAAAAACCCTTGAAATTCGATGTTGGTGATCATGTATGCCTTCGGGTTTCACCAACCAAGGGTGTGCAATGATTTGGAGTGaaaggaaagttagcccctCGTTATGTTGGTCCATATGAAATCATTGAAGAATGTGGACCCATGGCCTATAGAGTACGACTTCCTTCGCAACTTGCAGCCATTCATGAcattttccatgtctctcaactaaaGAAATGTGTCAGAGTTCATGCCGAAATTATTGAGCGAAAAGAAATCAAGGTGGAACCAGACCTctcttatgttgagcaacccatCAAAATCCTTGACCAGAAGAAAAGAAGTACCCGAAGGGCAGcgattaaaatgtataaaattcagtggaaccatcacactgaagaagaagccacatgggaaactgaaagtTATCTCAATCAAAATTTTCCTGGTTTTCTTGATTCCCTCCAAAGTACACACTTTCCGCACTTAGTTatttatccgaatctcgggacgagattctttttaaggggggttggctgtgacaccctaggtatcTAAAAGGCTAAACAAAGATCCATAATATGAAATCAGGcataaaagagaaagaaaaagtataaaacaacctatcaaaatctacctttcaagcaaataaatatgtgtatatgtatatatgcatatacatgtgaaaccttgtaactttcaaaattgAACACAAATGACCCTAAAAATTTAATAGCACTTCTgtcataacaagagcaacaaaagtctagttgaactcaagggctaaaaagtgcaaaaattcacatgaaatgacaagcCATTTAAATAATAGTTTTtggaaattcaaaataactttttatacattgctcaaatgaaCATAGTCATAAAAGAGAGAATCTATATCTTGAAAAGTTGAGCAAAAGTGGTAttaaaatatttttaattttgtgacattcaggtacttagtagATAGGCATATTAAATTTTAATATATGTTatgcttgttagaatgaagtgtgtgttgcttTGGTAAATACTTTTAAAACCAAAATGCAAGTTAAAGGGtagttttgtaattatggaaaaattagggttcttttgctaaatgtgtgtgaaggtagggtaattttaaaatgtatgaaggttagttttgcAAAGGTAAGAATTTaatttaaaccactgtaagaagtggaattaccataaggtttcaattggaatgtgaTTTTAAAttaggttttatgtgaaatttgatagtttatcggatttcaaaatagtttcaaaaacctaactcttttgaagctgacccttaaagaaaagttgtagatccttctaaactctacacttttgcttttgggcatattttcatttgagctatcatttgaaagataattttactttacagtgaagtcctttCACTTTTAAAAAATTCCAACTAGgtcctcgtcgtcttcctctctcctctcccctccctctctgttttctcttttGCTCTGCTCCACCTCCCACCGCCCCTCACCGACGAGCTCCCACactgccagctgcccctcgccgctttaacctcaccacctggccctccaagtcacctgcccgccgctcgcccgacccctGCTGGCCTCTTCCCGCCCCTTCACGTCGCGCTGCCGGTACCCGAAGCCGCGACGCACGTCGCCAGTTGACAGCAGCTGCTTCAGCTTGCCAACGCCCTTTCTTCTTCTCGCAGAACCACCAGGAGTCCTCGATTTCATATATACGCTCGCGCGGCTGCATTTCACCCCCTCGACTACTTTTCCACtcgaccaccgccgccacagCTCCGCTGCTGCTCTtgcccgccgtcgtcagccgcctccgtcTCCCCACACGCTCAACCCAATGCTCCGCCAGCATCCCCACCTCCCactgaagctccctgaccacttCAATTCCATTCCCTCGCATCCATGCCGcccggaccacagcgccggtgaactcttccaccgccgccgtttCTACTCGCCGTTGTCCCGCTGCTCCGCCCTCTATTGGACttcaccgagctcaccacccGTACTACATCTACTCGAAGAAGCTTCCCAGCcacttcttcatcgacttcctaCACTCTggtcgccggaacaccgccaccGTCCTCGGAGCCCCACCGCACCTGCTCGGTTCACCGTCaacccgccgcctcagccccttccttcctcgattccggccacccccgtgaccacCGTGAgttcctgaaccttttcccccactttccccttgccgccggtgagtccCCTCATCAGGATTTGGTCACCGTCGATTGGCTTCTCTGTAAAACCCgtccaaggacccaattgcaagcttTTAgatctttctagggtcttttatgtGAAATATCAGTACCCTCCCCAATTCAaagctgccaactttgaaaattgataggaatttgtagaaaaatccaaaaattgtaaaaccagttttgttgtactctaggagtttagctctacaacttttgttactagaattaagtttaaaactaaatggttttagagttattttaaagtttagcaaaagggtatcttgtgtataacttttgcatgctagcttaaTTTCCTATGattttttggtatgcaacctgTTTAAGGTGTAAGTGAAAttatgtgcaaatttcaccttcaGTACTACACTCTAACTTGAAatcatttaaattttgtgcaactcaagtttgaaatgaaatcaatttattcaagcatgatgCTAATGCTttcctgcttagatctttttaccatgtgtagTTCTGATATTAAGTGACTCAtagtaaattttcaagaatttaaataatttaggcggt
The Panicum hallii strain FIL2 chromosome 6, PHallii_v3.1, whole genome shotgun sequence genome window above contains:
- the LOC112896419 gene encoding H/ACA ribonucleoprotein complex non-core subunit NAF1-like yields the protein MAMALVLRHALLLASAAAAAAAMDNATGDSSSNTTTSPVLCNGAECEPPGKPLPIYGYPPPAPSLPSAPPTTPSAPGSQTPCTPVAVVCCGGAGGQYMPQQPNYYGPPTGGYVPYYNASASPPALLAPITLVGYYAMVACIFLLWLVV